One region of Salvia miltiorrhiza cultivar Shanhuang (shh) chromosome 3, IMPLAD_Smil_shh, whole genome shotgun sequence genomic DNA includes:
- the LOC131019015 gene encoding uncharacterized protein LOC131019015: MEIFNNQIRTLGAPTFGLLKDYRNTAHWYILNNCGDTVDIFINEHKEILRSKNIREEDVDGIQKNEFPTWFKEKMSVLRVNNDPRATDDLYSLSQWPDDRYRSWFSCIVNGVRFRCKIRDDKFKTQCSGVSTWGDGGVDDIIYYGVLIEILELDYINQRKVFLFCCKWYNYDPMGKRMVVDHNLTSIDVTSQWYKDEPFILATQAQQVFYLQDLSRGKNWMVVQKVNHRNIFDIVEREEGEEEPITNEVFQEDDSSELPHFHPTEDVVETSSLVREDIDPITIPDGLMTSLHVGDYDDIGENTDEISGDERFIVNDESILESDVNENSNDSDFRSDDDIDST, encoded by the exons ATGGAGATATTTAACAACCAAATTCGCACATTGGGAGCACCTACTTTTGGACTTTTGAAGGATTATCGCAATACAGCGCACTGGTATATTCTAAATAACTGCGGAGATACAGTCGACATTTTCATAAA tGAGCATAAAGAAATTCTACGATCTAAGAATATACGAGAGGAAGATGTTGATGGAattcaaaaaaatgaatttcctACTTGGTTCAAGGAAAAG atgtCTGTTCTTAGAGTTAATAATGATCCTAGAGCTACCGATGATTTGTATTCACTCTCACAATGGCCGGATGATCGCTACCGAAGTTGGTTTAGTTGCATTGTCAATGGTGTAAGATTTCGTTGCAAGATACGTGATGACAAGTTCAAGACACAATGTAGTGGAGTTAGTACATGGGGTGATGGAGGGGTTGATGATATCATATACTACGGTGTATTGATTGAAATCTTAGAGCTAGACTATATCAACCAAAGAAAAGTGTTCTTGTTCTGTTGCAAATGGTACAATTATGATCCAATGGGGAAAAGAATGGTAGTTGATCACAACTTGACATCAATTGATGTGACATCTCAATGGTATAAAGATGAACCATTTATTTTGGCCACACAAGCTCAACAAGTATTTTATTTGCAAGACCTATCTCGAGGGAAGAATTGGATGGTTGTGCAAAAGGTAAACCACCGTAATATTTTTGATATTGTTGAAcgtgaagaaggagaagaagagccCATTACCAATGAAGTATTTCAAGAGGATGATTCAAGTGAATTGCCACATTTTCATCCAACAGAAGATGTAGTTGAAACAAGTTCATTGGTTAGAGAAGATATTGATCCAATCACGATTCCAGATGGATTGATGACTTCACTACATGTTGGAGATTACGATGACATTGGGGAGAATACGGATGAAATTAGTGGCGATGAAAGATTTATCGTCAATGATGAATCCATTTTAGAGTCTGATGTTAATGAAAACTCCAATGACTCAGATTTTCGAAGTGATGATGATATTGATAGTACATGA
- the LOC131014503 gene encoding uncharacterized protein LOC131014503, giving the protein MQRSWRSYRYTLHKKFKEIGGDEDPIKAKSIGHKGVKKEDWDYLCDLWASESYKQRAKKNAISRSKRKWESRNGSKSTLRHHIERGVELDAPTGQIETWRICNLHL; this is encoded by the exons ATGCAGAGATCTTGGCGTTCCTACCGATACACTCTGCATAAAAAGTTCAAAGAGATTGGAGGAGATGAAGATCCAATCAAGGCCAAGAGCATTGGACATAAAGGAGTTAAAAAGGAGGACTGGGATTATTTGTGTGATTTATGGGCTAGTGAATCATACAAG CAACGAGCCAAGAAGAATGCCATTTCGAGATCAAAAAGAAAGTGGGAATCTAGAAACGGATCCAAGAGTACTTTGCGCCACCATATTGAACGTGGAGTTGAGTTGGATGCTCCAACTGGACAAATTGAGACATGGCGCATTTGTAATTTGCATTTGTAA
- the LOC131014499 gene encoding quinolinate phosphoribosyltransferase [decarboxylating] 1a-like isoform X1: MVTAFSLSPLCSLIPSAQRLVVKMSATATRNTGTAAVSIAVKPPAHPTYDLKSVIQLALSEDAGDLGDVTCKATIPDEMEVEAYFLAKEDGIVAGIGLAEMVFSEVDPSLKVEWYRKDGDNVHKGLQFGKVHGRAHSIVVAERVVLNFMQRMSGIATLTKAMADAAEPAYILETRKTAPGLRLMDKWAVLIGGGQNHRMGLFDMVMIKDNHISIAGGVTNALKSVDLYLEQNNLQMGVEVETRTLEEVTQVLLYASTTKTSLTRIMLDNMVVPLSNGDVDISMLKEAVKLIDGRFETEASGNVTLETVKKIGQSGVTYISSGALTHSVKALDISLKIDTELALEVGKRTKRA; encoded by the exons ATGGTTACCGCTTTTTCTCTTTCCCCACTTTGTTCGCTCATTCCCTCAGCCCAAAG ATTGGTGGTGAAAATGTCAGCCACAGCCACAAGGAACACGGGAACTGCGGCCGTGTCCATAGCCGTGAAGCCGCCGGCTCATCCCACTTATGACCTCAAGAGTGTTATACAGCTTGCGCTGTCTGAGGACGCCGGTGATCTAG GGGATGTGACTTGTAAAGCAACGATTCCTGATGAAATGGAAGTGGAAGCCTATTTTTTGGCAAAGGAGGATGGTATTGTGGCTGGTATTGGACTAGCTGAAATGGTGTTTAGTGAGGTTGATCCTTCACTTAAG GTCGAGTGGTACAGAAAAGATGGGGATAATGTACACAAAGGTTTGCAATTTGGTAAAGTACATG GAAGAGCACACAGTATTGTCGTGGCTGAAAGGGTTGTTCTTAACTTTATGCAGAGGATGAGTGGAATAGCAACTCTAACGAAG GCCATGGCAGATGCTGCAGAGCCTGCATACATTTTGGAGACACGGAAAACTGCTCCAGGCTTAAGATTAATGGATAAATGGGCG GTTCTAATAGGTGGAGGTCAGAATCACAGAATGGGTTTGTTTGATATGGTCATGATAAAAGACAATCACATATCTATAGCTGGAGGTGTCACAAATGCCCTGAAATCTGTGGACCTTTATTTAGAGCAAAATAATCTTCAAATGGGTGTTGAG GTTGAAACAAGGACTTTGGAGGAAGTAACTCAAGTGCTACTCTATGCATCCACAACAAAGACATCCTTGACCAGAATAATGCTGGATAATATGGTTGTCCCTTTGTCTAATGGCGACGTTGATATATCCATGCTTAAAGAAGCTGTGAAATTGATTGATGGGAGGTTTGAGACTGAG GCATCTGGAAATGTCACCCTTGAGACTGTGAAAAAGATTGGACAGTCAGGGGTCACTTACATTTCTAG TGGCGCGCTAACACATTCTGTTAAAGCACTTGATATTTCCTTGAAAATCGATACGGAGCTTGCACTTGAAGTTGGAAAGCGTACGAAACGAGCATGA
- the LOC131014499 gene encoding quinolinate phosphoribosyltransferase [decarboxylating] 1a-like isoform X2 yields MSATATRNTGTAAVSIAVKPPAHPTYDLKSVIQLALSEDAGDLGDVTCKATIPDEMEVEAYFLAKEDGIVAGIGLAEMVFSEVDPSLKVEWYRKDGDNVHKGLQFGKVHGRAHSIVVAERVVLNFMQRMSGIATLTKAMADAAEPAYILETRKTAPGLRLMDKWAVLIGGGQNHRMGLFDMVMIKDNHISIAGGVTNALKSVDLYLEQNNLQMGVEVETRTLEEVTQVLLYASTTKTSLTRIMLDNMVVPLSNGDVDISMLKEAVKLIDGRFETEASGNVTLETVKKIGQSGVTYISSGALTHSVKALDISLKIDTELALEVGKRTKRA; encoded by the exons ATGTCAGCCACAGCCACAAGGAACACGGGAACTGCGGCCGTGTCCATAGCCGTGAAGCCGCCGGCTCATCCCACTTATGACCTCAAGAGTGTTATACAGCTTGCGCTGTCTGAGGACGCCGGTGATCTAG GGGATGTGACTTGTAAAGCAACGATTCCTGATGAAATGGAAGTGGAAGCCTATTTTTTGGCAAAGGAGGATGGTATTGTGGCTGGTATTGGACTAGCTGAAATGGTGTTTAGTGAGGTTGATCCTTCACTTAAG GTCGAGTGGTACAGAAAAGATGGGGATAATGTACACAAAGGTTTGCAATTTGGTAAAGTACATG GAAGAGCACACAGTATTGTCGTGGCTGAAAGGGTTGTTCTTAACTTTATGCAGAGGATGAGTGGAATAGCAACTCTAACGAAG GCCATGGCAGATGCTGCAGAGCCTGCATACATTTTGGAGACACGGAAAACTGCTCCAGGCTTAAGATTAATGGATAAATGGGCG GTTCTAATAGGTGGAGGTCAGAATCACAGAATGGGTTTGTTTGATATGGTCATGATAAAAGACAATCACATATCTATAGCTGGAGGTGTCACAAATGCCCTGAAATCTGTGGACCTTTATTTAGAGCAAAATAATCTTCAAATGGGTGTTGAG GTTGAAACAAGGACTTTGGAGGAAGTAACTCAAGTGCTACTCTATGCATCCACAACAAAGACATCCTTGACCAGAATAATGCTGGATAATATGGTTGTCCCTTTGTCTAATGGCGACGTTGATATATCCATGCTTAAAGAAGCTGTGAAATTGATTGATGGGAGGTTTGAGACTGAG GCATCTGGAAATGTCACCCTTGAGACTGTGAAAAAGATTGGACAGTCAGGGGTCACTTACATTTCTAG TGGCGCGCTAACACATTCTGTTAAAGCACTTGATATTTCCTTGAAAATCGATACGGAGCTTGCACTTGAAGTTGGAAAGCGTACGAAACGAGCATGA
- the LOC131014502 gene encoding transcription factor bHLH118-like, whose product MFPISSDGVIEDPWIFLEQDGFLLADIPILEGNEHPQNSVKKRPRKAPTSAGVEENSSDSKKTAHRFTEKQRRQEMTTLYASLRSLLPLEYIKGKRAVSDHMDQAANYINDMKKKIEEMKRRRESLRNVAGTAPEAQNQTSNATDYCVKINVFTDGVEILISSSLNKDCFPLSVVLSDLLNRQLHVINCVSTRGQRCYLHKIHIQLNNSTSIDVAELQERLVDLLQLA is encoded by the exons ATGTTTCCAATCTCAAGTGATGGGGTAATTGAGGACCCTTGGATATTTTTAGAGCAAGATGGATTTCTGCTTGCGGATATTCCCATTTTAGAGGGCAATGAACATCCTCAAAATAGTGTGAAAAAGAGGCCGAGAAAAGCCCCAACCTCCGCCGGAGTTGAAGAAAACAGCAGCGACTCCAAGAAGACTGCTCACAGATTTACTGAGAAGCAGAGAAGGCAAGAAATGACAACTCTTTATGCTTCTCTCAGATCCCTTCTCCCTCTTGAATACATCAAG GGAAAGCGCGCTGTATCCGATCATATGGACCAGGCGGCCAATTACATTAACGATATGAagaagaaaatcgaagaaatgAAACGAAGGCGGGAGAGCTTGAGGAATGTAGCAGGAACTGCTCCTGAAGCTCAGAATCAAACCTCCAATGCTACCGATTACTGTGTTAAGATAAATGTATTCACAGATGGGGTTGAGATCTTGATTAGTAGTAGCCTCAATAAGGATTGTTTCCCTCTTTCTGTGGTGCTTTCCGATTTGCTTAATAGACAGCTCCATGTAATCAACTGCGTTTCTACAAGAGGCCAACGATGTTACCTCCACAAAATTCACATTCAG CTTAATAATTCCACAAGCATTGATGTAGCCGAGTTACAAGAGAGATTGGTGGATTTGCTTCAACTTGCTTGA